One Lutra lutra chromosome 7, mLutLut1.2, whole genome shotgun sequence DNA window includes the following coding sequences:
- the PLIN1 gene encoding perilipin-1, whose product MTAVNKGPALLDGDLPEQESALQRVLQLPVVSGTCECFQKTYASTKEAHPLVASVCNAYEKGVQGASSLAAWSMEPVVRRLSTQFIAANELACRGLDHLEEKIPALQYPPEKIASELKDTISTRLRSARNSISVPIASTSDKVLGAALASCELAWGVAKDTAEYAANTRAGRLASGGADLALGGVEKMVEFLLPSAKEESAPAPGHQQTQKPPKAKPSLMHRVGALANTLSRHTFQTTTRVLKQGHSLAMWIPGVAPLSSLAQWGASAAMQVVSRRRSEVRVPWLHSLAAAQDEDHDDRTDTEGEETEEEEESDTEENQFNEVAALSSAQGLLGGVAHTLQKAVQSTISAVTWAPAAVLGSAARMLRLGPASAVSSTKGRAMSLSDALKGVTDNVVDTVVHYVPLPRLSLMEPESEFRDIEEVVRQEAERRASGVPLAGPDPARRPSQPRGSLRPARSPGAPPSPAPEDRVDAPPALRPAFPAVAREKPRRRVSDSFFRPSVMEPILGRAQYSQLRKKS is encoded by the exons ATGACGGCCGTCAACAAGGGCCCAGCCTTGCTGGATGGGGACCTCCCC GAGCAGGAGAGCGCCTTGCAGCGGGTCCTGCAGCTGCCGGTGGTGAGCGGCACCTGTGAGTGTTTCCAGAAGACCTACGCCAGCACCAAGGAAGCCCACCCTCTGGTGGCCTCTGTCTGCAATGCCTACGAGAAGGGCGTGCAGGGCGCCAGCAGCCTGGCGGCCTGGAGCATGGAGCCCGTGGTCCGCAGGCTGTCCACCCAGT TCATAGCTGCCAACGAGCTGGCCTGCCGAGGCCTGGACCACCTGGAGGAGAAGATCCCAGCCCTCCAGTACCCTCCTGAAAAG ATTGCCTCTGAGCTGAAGGACACCATCTCTACCCGCCTTCGCAGTGCCAGGAACAGCATCAGCGTGCCTATCGCCAGCACTTCAGACAAGGTCCTGGGGGCCGCTCTGGCCAGCTGTGAGCTTGCCTGGGGGGTAGCCAAAGACACTGCCGAGTATGCCGCCAACACCCGAGCTGGCCGGCTGGCCTCTGGAGGGGCCGACTTAGCCCTGGGTGGTGTTGAGAAGATGGTAGAGTTTCTCCTCCCTTCAGCCAAGGAAGAGTCAG CGCCTGCTCCAGGACACCAGCAGACCCAGAAGCCCCCCAAAGCCAAGCCAAGCCTCATGCACAGGGTTGGGGCCCTGGCCAACACCCTCTCTCGGCACACCTTCCAGACCACAACCCGGGTGCTGAAGCAGGGCCACTCCCTGGCCATGTGGATCCCAGGTGTGGCACCCCTG AGCAGTCTGGCCCAGTGGGGCGCGTCAGCCGCCATGCAGGTGGTGTCGCGGCGGAGGAGTGAGGTGCGCGTGCCCTGGCTGCACAGCCTTGCCGCCGCCCAGGATGAGGACCACGATGACCGGACGGACACGGAGGGAGAGGagacggaggaggaggaggaatcagACACGGAGGAGAACCAGTTCAACGAG GTGGCAGCCCTATCCAGCGCGCAAGGCCTCCTGGGCGGCGTGGCCCACACGCTGCAGAAGGCGGTCCAGAGCACCATCTCTGCCGTGACGTGGGCTCCTGCGGCGGTGCTGGGCTCAGCAGCGAGGATGCTGCGCCTCGGCCCGGCCAGCGCTGTCTCCTCCACCAAGGGGAGGGCCATGTCCCTGTCAGATGCCCTGAAGGGCGTCACTGACAACGTGGTCGACACGGTGGTCCACTATGTGCCG CTCCCCAGGCTGTCCCTGATGGAGCCCGAGAGCGAATTCCGGGACATCGAAGAGGTGGTGCGCCAGGAGGCGGAGCGCAGGGCGTCTGGGGTGCCGCTCGCGGGCCCGGATCCCGCGCGGCGTCCCTCGCAGCCCCGCGGCAGCCTGCGGCCCGCGCGCAGCCCCGGGGCGCCCCCCAGCCCGGCGCCGGAGGACAGGGTGGACGCGCCCCCCGCGCTGCGCCCGGCCTTCCCGGCGGTGGCCCGCGAGAAGCCGAGGCGCCGGGTCAGCGACAGCTTCTTCCGGCCCAGCGTCATGGAGCCCATCCTGGGCCGTGCGCAGTACAGCCAACTGCGCAAGAAGAGCTGA